A portion of the Rhodanobacter sp. AS-Z3 genome contains these proteins:
- the ppk1 gene encoding polyphosphate kinase 1, with protein sequence MTVDLADSRLYIHRELSQLQFNVRVLDQALDERTPLLERLRFLLLFSRNMDEFFEIRVAGLKGQIALDHEIIGPDGIAPKRALAMISEIAHRQIERQYAILNERILPELAQQGIRIVRRSQWTPKQKQWVQRHFRQEVAPLVTPIGLDPTHPFPRLVNKSLNFIVQLDGVDAFGRNSGLAVVPAPRVLPRLIQMPAEVCEGGDNYVLLSSIIHAHVEELFPGMDVLGCYQFRLTRNADLTLDPEDVEDLALALRGELYSRRFGDAVRLEVADNCPKVLADHLLKQFGLAESELYEVNGPVNLARLFLIASHANYPRLQYPPITPALPKALRHADDLFQVIGKHDVLLLHPYESFAPVVDLLRQASCDPQVLTIKQTLYRTNAKSEIVDALVDAARSGKEVTAVVELRARYEEESNLSLAERLQQAGAVVIYGVVGIKTHAKMMLIQRREGDKLVRYAHLGTGNYHSGNARLYADYSLLTSDVALCEDVHKLFSELTGMGTVLHMKKLLHAPFTLKPRLLEMIAAETVHAAAGRSAQIILKLNALTDPGVIRALYQASIAGVQIELIVRGICSLRPGVEGVSENIRVRSIIGRFLEHNRVYWFANDGEPRLYLSSADLMERSLDRRVEVAFPIDGRKLQQRIHHALELCLADNVGTYHLQADGDYQRPVPVAGEPVHDMQAELMALLCGTGAVH encoded by the coding sequence ATGACTGTGGATCTGGCCGACAGCCGTCTATACATCCATCGCGAGTTGTCGCAGCTGCAGTTCAATGTCCGCGTGCTGGATCAGGCGCTGGACGAGCGAACGCCGTTGCTGGAACGACTGCGGTTCCTGCTGCTGTTCTCGCGCAACATGGACGAGTTCTTCGAGATTCGCGTGGCCGGGCTGAAAGGGCAGATTGCGCTGGACCACGAAATCATCGGGCCGGACGGTATCGCGCCGAAACGCGCGCTGGCGATGATCAGCGAAATCGCGCATCGGCAGATCGAGCGGCAGTACGCGATCCTCAACGAGCGCATCCTGCCGGAGCTGGCGCAGCAGGGCATTCGCATCGTGCGACGTTCGCAGTGGACGCCGAAACAGAAGCAATGGGTACAGCGCCATTTTCGTCAGGAGGTGGCGCCGCTGGTGACGCCGATCGGGCTTGACCCGACCCATCCGTTCCCGCGACTGGTCAACAAGAGCCTCAACTTCATCGTGCAGCTGGATGGCGTCGATGCGTTCGGTCGCAACTCCGGGCTGGCCGTAGTGCCCGCACCACGCGTATTGCCGCGCTTGATCCAGATGCCGGCAGAAGTGTGCGAAGGCGGCGACAACTATGTGTTGTTGTCGTCGATCATCCATGCCCATGTGGAAGAGCTGTTCCCCGGCATGGACGTGCTCGGTTGCTACCAGTTCCGCTTGACCCGCAACGCCGACCTCACGCTGGACCCCGAAGACGTCGAAGACCTCGCGCTGGCCTTGCGTGGCGAGCTGTATTCGCGCCGCTTTGGTGACGCGGTGCGACTGGAGGTGGCGGACAACTGCCCGAAGGTGCTTGCCGATCACCTGCTCAAGCAATTCGGTCTGGCCGAGTCCGAACTTTACGAAGTGAACGGTCCGGTAAACCTGGCCCGGCTGTTCCTGATTGCCAGTCACGCCAACTATCCGCGACTGCAATATCCGCCGATCACGCCGGCGTTGCCGAAAGCGCTGCGGCACGCGGATGACCTGTTTCAAGTGATTGGCAAGCACGACGTGCTGCTGTTGCATCCCTACGAATCGTTTGCGCCGGTGGTGGATCTGTTGCGGCAGGCATCGTGCGATCCGCAGGTGCTGACGATCAAGCAGACGCTGTATCGCACCAATGCGAAGTCGGAGATTGTCGATGCCCTGGTCGACGCCGCGCGTTCGGGCAAGGAAGTCACCGCGGTGGTGGAGTTGCGCGCGCGCTACGAAGAAGAATCCAACCTCAGCCTTGCCGAACGCCTGCAGCAGGCGGGTGCGGTGGTGATCTACGGCGTGGTCGGCATCAAGACGCACGCGAAGATGATGCTGATTCAGCGCCGCGAGGGCGACAAGCTGGTGCGCTATGCCCACTTGGGTACCGGCAACTACCACAGCGGCAACGCGCGTTTGTACGCCGATTACAGCTTGCTCACTTCGGATGTGGCCTTGTGCGAGGACGTGCACAAGCTGTTCAGTGAGCTGACTGGCATGGGCACGGTGCTGCACATGAAGAAGCTGCTGCATGCGCCGTTCACGCTGAAACCCCGGCTGCTGGAAATGATTGCCGCGGAAACAGTGCATGCCGCGGCGGGCAGGTCGGCGCAGATCATCCTCAAGCTCAATGCGTTGACCGACCCTGGCGTGATTCGCGCGCTGTATCAGGCCAGTATCGCCGGGGTGCAGATTGAGCTGATCGTGCGCGGCATCTGCAGCCTGCGACCCGGCGTCGAAGGAGTTTCGGAAAACATCCGGGTACGTTCGATCATCGGCCGTTTTCTTGAACACAATCGCGTGTACTGGTTTGCCAACGATGGCGAGCCCCGGCTGTATCTGTCCAGCGCCGACCTGATGGAGCGCAGTCTCGATCGTCGCGTGGAAGTGGCCTTCCCGATCGACGGCCGCAAGCTGCAGCAACGTATTCATCATGCGCTGGAGCTGTGCCTGGCCGACAACGTGGGCACCTACCACCTGCAGGCCGACGGCGACTACCAGCGCCCAGTGCCTGTCGCTGGTGAGCCGGTGCATGACATGCAGGCGGAGTTGATGGCCTTGCTGTGTGGCACCGGCGCCGTCCACTGA
- a CDS encoding MFS transporter gives MQTRVESALISPAAIPASDVPGPASERTQFAVLGGISFAHMLNDMIQSLILAIYPLLKGNFHLSFAQVGLITLVFQLTASMLQPLVGMVTDKRPMPYSLPIGMGFTLCGLLLLAVAPSFTMLLLAVALVGTGSAVFHPESSRVARMASGGRHGLAQSLFQVGGNTGSSLGPLLAAWIIVPYGQGSVAWFSLAALLAIVVLLQVGRWYGRHHVARSQSPSRHLNVISLSRNKIIAALVILGLLIFSKYFYLASLSSYYTFYLIHKFGLSVQSAQVHLFVFLFAVAIGSLIGGPVGDRIGRKWVIWVSILGVAPFSLLLPHANLLWTGVLTVIIGLVLSSAFSAILVYAQELIPGRVGMISGLFFGLAFGMGGIGAAVLGGLADSHGIEYVYQLCAYLPLMGLITVFLPNIEQRTARTAR, from the coding sequence ATGCAGACCCGCGTCGAAAGCGCCTTGATCTCCCCTGCGGCAATCCCCGCCTCCGACGTTCCCGGACCCGCCAGCGAACGTACCCAGTTCGCGGTGCTCGGCGGCATCAGCTTCGCGCACATGCTCAACGACATGATCCAGTCGCTGATCCTGGCGATCTACCCCTTGTTGAAAGGCAACTTCCACCTGAGCTTCGCCCAGGTCGGCCTGATCACCCTGGTGTTCCAGCTCACCGCCTCGATGCTGCAGCCATTGGTGGGCATGGTTACCGACAAGCGGCCGATGCCCTACTCGCTGCCCATCGGCATGGGCTTCACGCTGTGCGGCTTGCTGTTGCTTGCCGTGGCGCCGAGTTTCACGATGCTGCTGCTGGCCGTTGCGCTGGTCGGCACCGGCTCGGCGGTATTTCATCCGGAATCGTCACGGGTGGCGCGGATGGCTTCCGGTGGACGGCACGGGCTGGCGCAGTCGCTGTTCCAGGTCGGCGGCAATACCGGCTCGTCACTGGGGCCGCTGCTGGCTGCGTGGATCATCGTGCCGTATGGGCAAGGCAGCGTGGCGTGGTTCTCGCTGGCCGCGTTGCTGGCCATCGTGGTGCTGCTGCAGGTCGGCCGCTGGTACGGCCGCCATCATGTGGCGCGCAGCCAATCGCCGTCACGCCACCTCAATGTGATTTCGCTGTCACGTAACAAGATCATTGCGGCGCTGGTGATTCTCGGCTTGCTGATCTTCTCCAAGTATTTTTACCTGGCCAGTCTCAGCAGCTACTACACGTTTTACCTGATCCACAAATTCGGCCTGTCGGTGCAGAGCGCGCAGGTCCACCTGTTTGTCTTCCTGTTCGCAGTAGCCATCGGCTCGCTGATCGGCGGCCCGGTGGGTGACCGCATCGGCCGCAAATGGGTGATCTGGGTATCCATACTCGGCGTGGCCCCGTTCAGCCTGCTGCTACCGCACGCGAACCTGCTGTGGACCGGCGTGCTGACGGTGATCATCGGGCTGGTGCTGTCCTCGGCGTTCTCGGCCATCCTGGTCTACGCGCAGGAATTGATTCCCGGCCGCGTAGGCATGATTTCCGGCCTGTTCTTCGGCTTGGCCTTCGGCATGGGTGGCATCGGTGCGGCGGTGCTTGGTGGACTGGCCGACAGCCACGGCATCGAATACGTTTACCAGCTGTGCGCGTATCTGCCGTTGATGGGGTTGATCACGGTGTTTTTGCCGAATATCGAACAGCGCACTGCACGCACCGCACGGTAG
- a CDS encoding FAD-binding oxidoreductase, translating into MSSELDAAHTPAWDELAAALRGPVLRRGEPEYEQRRHVWNGAIDRHPLAIARCLDAEDVRAAVRFATRSQVPMTVRGGGHNVAGLAVREDALMLDLGAMNRVEVDLQLRTARVEGGALWRDVDAATSPHGLATTGGLVSSTGVGGYTLGGGVGWLMRHYGLAVDNLLEADVVLADGRSIVVNERQHADLFWALRGGAGGFGVVTHFTYQLHPVAEVFAGVVFHPIEGAAELLRAFRTFTRNAPDALTAMLVFTTAPPAPFLPPATHGKRAIALAYCWSGEPAEGTRVLAPLADHGQPLGRHEGVMPYAAWQQTFDPTAPAGDHYYWTTSQFDALDDALIDTLVAGAETPPDPRCEVHIHHLGGAVARVPRDATTFMQRDVPFFINVIGHAGGAEGLAAVRDWTQGLRTAFAPHARSDMQPNFTGDVADLGTRSHDAATQQRLAALRAHYDPAGLLLPVRKA; encoded by the coding sequence ATGTCCAGCGAATTGGATGCTGCACACACACCGGCGTGGGATGAACTGGCCGCAGCACTGCGTGGCCCTGTGCTGCGCCGTGGCGAGCCGGAGTACGAGCAACGCCGCCATGTGTGGAACGGCGCGATTGACCGGCACCCGCTGGCGATCGCTCGCTGTCTGGATGCCGAGGATGTCCGCGCCGCCGTCAGGTTCGCCACTCGCTCGCAGGTGCCGATGACCGTGCGCGGCGGCGGCCACAACGTGGCCGGACTGGCGGTGCGCGAGGATGCGCTGATGCTGGACCTGGGTGCCATGAATCGCGTCGAGGTCGATCTGCAATTGCGCACCGCAAGGGTCGAGGGCGGAGCCTTGTGGCGGGACGTGGACGCGGCGACGTCACCGCACGGCCTGGCTACCACCGGCGGTCTGGTCTCCAGTACGGGTGTCGGCGGCTACACACTCGGCGGTGGCGTGGGCTGGTTGATGCGCCACTACGGGCTGGCTGTCGACAACCTGCTCGAGGCCGACGTCGTGCTGGCGGATGGACGCAGCATCGTGGTCAATGAACGGCAGCATGCCGATCTGTTCTGGGCGCTGCGTGGCGGCGCGGGTGGTTTCGGGGTTGTCACGCACTTCACCTACCAGTTGCATCCCGTCGCCGAAGTGTTCGCCGGCGTGGTGTTTCACCCCATCGAAGGTGCAGCCGAGCTGTTGCGCGCATTCCGCACGTTCACCCGGAACGCGCCGGACGCGCTGACCGCGATGCTGGTTTTCACCACCGCACCGCCGGCGCCATTCCTCCCCCCGGCAACCCACGGGAAGCGTGCCATTGCGCTGGCTTATTGCTGGAGTGGCGAGCCCGCGGAGGGAACGCGGGTGCTGGCACCGCTTGCCGATCACGGCCAGCCGCTGGGTCGCCACGAAGGCGTGATGCCGTATGCCGCGTGGCAGCAGACCTTTGACCCCACGGCCCCGGCGGGTGACCACTATTACTGGACGACCTCGCAGTTCGATGCGCTCGATGACGCGCTGATCGATACCCTAGTCGCAGGCGCCGAAACGCCACCGGACCCACGTTGCGAGGTACACATCCACCACTTGGGCGGCGCGGTGGCCAGAGTCCCGCGCGATGCCACGACCTTCATGCAACGTGATGTTCCGTTCTTCATCAACGTGATCGGCCATGCGGGCGGCGCGGAAGGACTCGCCGCCGTCCGCGACTGGACGCAAGGTCTGCGCACTGCGTTTGCGCCCCATGCGCGCAGCGACATGCAGCCGAACTTTACCGGGGACGTAGCCGACCTGGGCACACGCAGCCACGATGCGGCCACGCAGCAGCGACTGGCGGCGCTGCGTGCGCACTATGATCCGGCAGGACTGTTGCTGCCCGTGCGCAAAGCTTAA
- a CDS encoding winged helix-turn-helix domain-containing protein — translation MENRKHPIHPAASGAFAFANVLIDADAHRLTRDGRDITVEPKAFAVLLEFLAHPGQLLSRDALLDAVWGHNYVTPGTLSRIIAQLRRALADDSENPHCIQTVHALGYRFIASLQKPQVEGVPALRFSPSAQARLPQRTSPLIGRENDIEQLQQLLQNGRLVTVIGAGGIGKTQTALEVARRVAADFPDGVWLSDCTMLEDEIAVARGLAELFDIRVTMGAQELIERLGELLRERHLLLLFDNCERIAAPLGKLVEILLAACADVRVLVTSQHRLNCAGEGLFWLPPLEVPPLGEWATDEQVACLSQVPAMQLLLTRSRAFASSFALTPTNAHPVAEICRRLDGLPLALEIAAARLRLLSPQQLLARMDAHLLNLAETSPSRPARHQTLHALIAWSFTLLSEAELSLLGGLSVFAGACTLGGANAVGAVFGLVDEQVLDLLGSLVDKSLLAVDTTTNPPCYRLLDSVRLFAREKLAESGDEPCVRDAHLAHFVQLAEHANESIRGDRQQLWSERVRREWANLRVAFDHALSRPDGAESALALSGNLCWYLRMGGDYVESANWLDQALRAGRAQTRQRAQALIAIGIMNHQMQAHEQAGPQLREGIALAMKLGDLWLAGAGKAVLAFELATCGEFTEAGVCAESALSVAEAQGDPWLRSMALLSRGITHALNNRHRDAEACLGDAFDAVTSPSGDPFQKAYILINRALQRFYLGDLPGAAQDWLFDLDIFIGLQHWRGVAGCVEGAAYLASERGDAHCAARFLAAAAHLRELTQSPLMPQWRNAQVVAQRRSCEELGQTFEQVRRDGAGTRFEQIADEARALLEDIATA, via the coding sequence ATGGAAAACCGTAAGCACCCGATCCATCCTGCGGCGTCCGGTGCGTTCGCGTTCGCGAATGTGCTGATCGATGCGGATGCGCATCGGTTGACCCGTGATGGTCGCGATATCACGGTGGAGCCGAAAGCGTTTGCCGTGCTGCTGGAATTCCTGGCTCACCCTGGCCAACTGCTCAGTCGCGACGCCTTGCTGGATGCCGTCTGGGGACACAACTACGTAACGCCTGGCACGCTCAGTCGGATCATTGCGCAACTGCGGCGTGCGCTGGCGGACGACAGCGAGAACCCGCACTGCATTCAGACCGTGCACGCACTGGGTTATCGCTTCATCGCCTCCTTGCAGAAACCGCAAGTCGAAGGTGTGCCTGCGTTGCGTTTTTCACCATCAGCGCAAGCGCGCCTGCCCCAGCGCACGAGCCCGCTGATCGGGCGCGAGAACGACATCGAGCAACTACAGCAGCTATTGCAGAATGGCCGGCTGGTGACGGTGATCGGCGCAGGTGGGATAGGCAAGACGCAGACGGCACTCGAGGTCGCGCGACGGGTAGCGGCGGATTTCCCCGATGGGGTTTGGCTGAGCGATTGCACCATGCTTGAAGACGAGATCGCAGTCGCACGCGGTCTGGCCGAATTGTTTGATATCCGCGTCACCATGGGGGCGCAGGAGTTGATCGAGCGGCTGGGTGAACTGCTGCGCGAACGCCATCTGTTGCTCCTGTTCGACAACTGCGAGCGCATCGCCGCACCGCTGGGAAAGCTGGTCGAGATCTTGTTGGCAGCTTGCGCGGATGTGCGTGTGCTGGTGACCAGTCAGCATCGCCTGAACTGCGCCGGCGAGGGACTTTTCTGGTTGCCGCCGCTGGAGGTTCCCCCGCTGGGCGAGTGGGCCACGGACGAGCAGGTGGCCTGCCTGTCGCAAGTCCCCGCGATGCAATTGTTGCTGACGCGCTCGCGCGCGTTTGCCTCGAGTTTCGCCTTGACGCCGACCAATGCTCACCCGGTTGCCGAGATATGCCGGCGGCTTGATGGCTTGCCGCTGGCACTGGAGATCGCCGCGGCGCGGTTGCGCTTGCTCAGCCCGCAGCAATTGCTGGCGCGGATGGATGCCCATCTTCTCAACCTCGCCGAAACCAGTCCGAGCCGGCCAGCGCGGCATCAGACGCTGCATGCGCTGATCGCATGGAGCTTCACCCTGTTGTCGGAAGCTGAATTGTCCCTGCTCGGTGGGCTCAGCGTATTCGCCGGTGCCTGCACGCTCGGCGGTGCCAACGCCGTGGGCGCGGTGTTCGGTCTGGTGGACGAGCAGGTACTGGATCTGCTGGGCAGCTTGGTCGACAAATCCTTGCTTGCCGTGGATACCACCACCAATCCGCCGTGCTATCGCCTGCTGGACAGCGTGCGACTGTTTGCGCGCGAGAAGCTGGCCGAAAGCGGCGACGAACCGTGCGTAAGGGATGCGCACCTGGCGCACTTCGTCCAGCTTGCCGAACACGCCAATGAGAGCATTCGCGGGGATCGCCAGCAGCTTTGGTCCGAGCGGGTCAGGCGCGAATGGGCCAATCTGCGCGTCGCATTCGATCATGCGCTGTCACGGCCAGACGGTGCCGAGAGTGCGTTGGCCTTGAGTGGCAATCTTTGCTGGTACCTGCGGATGGGGGGCGACTATGTCGAATCGGCAAACTGGCTGGACCAGGCCTTGCGTGCCGGACGAGCACAGACACGACAGCGCGCGCAGGCACTGATCGCCATTGGCATCATGAATCACCAGATGCAGGCGCACGAGCAGGCCGGTCCGCAATTACGCGAAGGCATCGCGCTGGCCATGAAACTGGGCGACTTGTGGCTGGCCGGGGCGGGCAAGGCGGTGCTGGCGTTCGAGCTCGCGACGTGCGGGGAATTCACTGAGGCTGGTGTTTGCGCGGAATCGGCACTGAGCGTCGCCGAAGCGCAAGGCGACCCCTGGTTGCGCTCGATGGCGCTGTTGAGTCGTGGCATCACGCATGCGCTGAACAATCGGCATCGTGACGCAGAGGCCTGTCTCGGCGACGCCTTCGATGCGGTGACGTCGCCAAGCGGCGATCCTTTCCAGAAGGCCTATATCCTGATCAATCGTGCCTTGCAGCGTTTCTACCTGGGCGACCTGCCGGGTGCGGCACAGGATTGGCTGTTTGACCTCGATATCTTCATTGGGCTGCAGCACTGGCGTGGCGTGGCGGGCTGCGTCGAGGGCGCGGCCTATCTGGCGAGCGAGCGCGGCGACGCGCATTGCGCCGCCCGCTTCCTGGCCGCCGCCGCGCACCTGCGTGAGTTGACCCAGTCGCCACTCATGCCGCAGTGGCGCAACGCGCAAGTGGTGGCGCAGCGGAGGTCATGCGAAGAGCTCGGGCAGACCTTCGAGCAGGTGCGACGGGACGGTGCTGGGACCCGCTTCGAGCAGATCGCCGATGAGGCTCGCGCGCTGCTGGAAGACATCGCCACGGCTTAA
- the murB gene encoding UDP-N-acetylmuramate dehydrogenase: MGGYTLIEHASLASRNTLRVDARARLLAEIRDASKLPELLEFLAIRNGCVLPLGEGSNVLFTGDFDGTVVVMATRGVQVESDGDSARIAVAAGERWDDFVRWTLGQGYAGLENLILIPGTVGAAPIQNIGAYGCEVAEFVESVEAWDTREQRVVILDHATCAFGYRDSLFKREPGRYIVTAVRFLLPRNRPLRTDYAGIDEQLARMGVDKPAPFHVAEAVVHLRTKKLPDPAVIGNAGSFFKNPIVDAALAEALKREHPELAAWPQADGRSKLSAAWLIEAAGFKGLREGDAGISNRHALVLVNHGNATGPQLWALAQKVMAGVRKKFGVQLEPEPVVIGS; the protein is encoded by the coding sequence ATGGGCGGCTATACGCTGATCGAGCATGCCTCGCTGGCGTCGCGAAATACGCTGCGCGTGGACGCGCGTGCGCGCCTGCTGGCCGAAATTCGTGATGCCTCGAAGCTGCCCGAGCTGCTCGAATTCCTGGCTATCCGCAACGGCTGCGTGCTGCCCTTGGGTGAGGGCAGCAATGTGTTGTTCACCGGCGATTTCGACGGCACCGTGGTGGTCATGGCGACCCGCGGCGTGCAGGTTGAAAGCGATGGCGATAGTGCGCGCATCGCTGTGGCTGCGGGCGAGCGCTGGGATGATTTCGTGCGCTGGACCTTGGGTCAGGGGTATGCGGGTCTTGAGAATCTGATCCTGATTCCCGGTACCGTCGGTGCCGCGCCGATCCAGAACATCGGTGCCTACGGTTGCGAAGTGGCCGAGTTCGTCGAAAGCGTGGAAGCGTGGGATACCCGAGAACAGCGCGTGGTGATTCTCGATCACGCCACCTGCGCATTCGGCTACCGCGACTCGCTGTTCAAGCGCGAGCCCGGTCGTTACATCGTTACCGCCGTGCGTTTCCTGTTGCCGCGCAATCGCCCACTGCGAACCGACTACGCCGGCATCGACGAGCAGCTGGCGCGGATGGGTGTCGACAAGCCTGCGCCATTCCACGTGGCCGAAGCGGTGGTGCACCTGCGTACGAAAAAGCTGCCCGACCCGGCGGTGATCGGCAACGCAGGCAGCTTCTTCAAGAACCCGATCGTTGATGCCGCGCTGGCTGAAGCGCTGAAGCGCGAGCATCCCGAACTGGCTGCGTGGCCGCAAGCGGATGGCCGCAGCAAACTGTCGGCGGCATGGCTGATCGAAGCGGCCGGCTTCAAGGGGCTGCGTGAAGGTGACGCCGGCATCTCCAATCGGCATGCGCTGGTGCTGGTCAATCACGGCAATGCCACCGGTCCGCAACTGTGGGCGTTGGCGCAAAAAGTCATGGCAGGCGTACGCAAGAAGTTCGGCGTGCAGCTGGAACCGGAGCCAGTGGTAATCGGGAGCTAG
- a CDS encoding quinone-dependent dihydroorotate dehydrogenase, with the protein MYDILRPLLFKLDAEKAHHLTLYGLGVAQRSGFAHWIAKPPADLPTTVFGITFPNPVGLAAGLDKNAEHLDALDALGFGFIEVGTVTPLAQPGNDKPRMFRLPQHEAIINRLGFNNGGVDALVRNVQKSSYHGVLGINIGKNKDTPNEKAVNDYLICLHKVYEHATYITVNISSPNTAGLRDLQQEATLYKFISVLRAAQERLGSQQGKRKPMLLKIAPDLSELELDAIAEVLLRTGIDGVICSNTTIDHDSVADDPRGGEAGGLSGKPLFARSTAVLAGMHQRLQGRIPLVGVGGILEGSDAVEKLDAGASLVQVYSGLIYRGPHLIGECVNEIRRHHEAGHGH; encoded by the coding sequence ATGTACGACATCCTGCGCCCGCTGCTGTTCAAGCTCGACGCCGAGAAGGCGCACCACCTGACCCTGTATGGGTTGGGCGTGGCCCAGCGCAGTGGGTTTGCGCACTGGATCGCCAAGCCGCCGGCGGATCTGCCGACCACGGTTTTCGGCATCACTTTCCCGAATCCGGTGGGCCTGGCTGCCGGGTTGGACAAGAACGCCGAACACCTGGACGCGCTCGATGCGTTGGGTTTCGGCTTCATTGAAGTCGGCACGGTGACGCCGCTGGCGCAACCCGGCAACGACAAGCCGCGCATGTTCCGGCTGCCGCAGCACGAAGCGATCATCAACCGGCTCGGCTTCAACAACGGTGGCGTCGATGCGCTGGTGCGCAACGTGCAGAAGTCGAGTTACCACGGTGTGCTCGGCATCAACATCGGCAAGAACAAGGACACGCCGAACGAGAAGGCGGTCAACGACTACCTGATCTGCCTGCACAAGGTCTACGAACACGCCACCTATATCACGGTGAATATTTCCTCGCCGAACACCGCTGGCCTGCGCGACCTGCAGCAGGAAGCCACGCTGTACAAATTCATTTCCGTGTTGCGCGCGGCACAGGAGCGGTTGGGCTCGCAACAGGGCAAGCGCAAGCCGATGTTGCTGAAGATTGCGCCTGATCTTTCGGAGCTCGAGCTTGATGCGATCGCTGAAGTGCTGCTGCGCACCGGTATCGACGGCGTCATTTGCAGTAACACCACGATCGATCACGATTCAGTGGCTGACGATCCGCGCGGAGGCGAAGCAGGCGGGCTATCCGGCAAACCGTTGTTTGCCCGCTCCACCGCGGTACTTGCCGGCATGCACCAGCGCTTGCAGGGGCGTATTCCGCTGGTTGGCGTGGGCGGCATTCTCGAAGGCAGTGATGCGGTCGAGAAACTCGATGCAGGCGCTTCGCTGGTGCAGGTCTATTCGGGTTTGATCTATCGCGGGCCGCATCTGATCGGTGAATGTGTCAACGAAATTCGTCGCCATCACGAGGCCGGTCATGGCCATTGA
- a CDS encoding SDR family oxidoreductase, with product MSDRSSTPFNFHGYRVLVAGGSRGIGRSIALSFAEAGAAVSICARGATALEETRQAIEAHGVIAHAKVGDLADGTAIDAWIAEAASALGGIDVLVNNASGYGFGEGDESWLAGFNVDLMAAVRASRAALPYLKASDHGCILHTSSIAAFRPRPNGAAYAAVKAALSQYTMSQAAALAADRIRVNAIAPGSIAFADGLWDRRRVEQPELYHATLAKIPFGRFGKPEEIAHAALFLASPWAGWITGQTLVVDGGQMLSG from the coding sequence ATGAGCGACCGGTCTTCGACTCCGTTCAACTTTCACGGCTATCGCGTGCTGGTTGCCGGCGGTAGTCGCGGTATCGGTCGCAGTATCGCGCTGAGTTTTGCCGAGGCCGGCGCGGCGGTGTCGATCTGTGCGCGCGGTGCAACGGCGTTGGAAGAAACCCGTCAAGCGATCGAAGCGCATGGCGTGATCGCACATGCGAAAGTTGGCGATCTCGCAGACGGCACGGCGATCGACGCGTGGATCGCTGAGGCGGCGAGTGCGCTGGGCGGTATCGATGTGCTGGTCAACAACGCCAGTGGCTACGGCTTCGGCGAGGGCGATGAAAGCTGGCTGGCTGGTTTCAACGTCGACTTGATGGCTGCCGTGCGTGCCTCGCGGGCTGCGTTGCCGTATCTGAAAGCTTCCGATCACGGCTGCATCCTGCATACCAGTTCGATCGCCGCGTTTCGTCCGCGTCCGAATGGCGCTGCCTATGCGGCGGTGAAGGCCGCGCTCAGCCAATACACGATGTCTCAGGCGGCGGCACTGGCCGCTGATCGCATCCGCGTCAATGCGATTGCACCGGGCTCGATCGCCTTTGCCGATGGCTTGTGGGATCGCCGCCGGGTCGAACAACCCGAGCTTTATCACGCCACCCTGGCAAAAATTCCGTTTGGTCGTTTCGGCAAGCCCGAAGAGATCGCCCACGCGGCGCTGTTCCTCGCCTCGCCATGGGCGGGTTGGATCACCGGCCAGACCCTCGTTGTCGATGGCGGGCAGATGCTCAGTGGCTGA
- a CDS encoding DUF4190 domain-containing protein, which yields MSYQPSYRPGNATSSLAVVSLVFGIVTWFLLPFIGALVAIVCGHLARGEIRRSPIDNRMEGDGMAVAGLVLGYVQLGFCVLAGLLLMAVLFFGFAVAGWH from the coding sequence ATGAGCTATCAACCGTCCTACCGGCCCGGCAATGCGACCAGTTCGCTGGCCGTGGTCAGCCTGGTGTTTGGCATCGTGACCTGGTTCCTGCTGCCTTTCATTGGTGCGCTGGTGGCGATTGTCTGCGGCCACCTGGCGCGTGGCGAAATTCGTCGCAGCCCGATCGACAACCGCATGGAAGGCGACGGCATGGCTGTGGCCGGTCTGGTGTTGGGTTACGTGCAGTTGGGCTTTTGCGTACTGGCTGGGTTGCTGCTGATGGCCGTGCTGTTTTTCGGCTTCGCGGTTGCCGGCTGGCATTGA